The following proteins are co-located in the Imtechella halotolerans genome:
- the groL gene encoding chaperonin GroEL (60 kDa chaperone family; promotes refolding of misfolded polypeptides especially under stressful conditions; forms two stacked rings of heptamers to form a barrel-shaped 14mer; ends can be capped by GroES; misfolded proteins enter the barrel where they are refolded when GroES binds), translating into MAKDIKFDIEARDGLKRGVDALANAVKVTLGPKGRNVIISKSFGGPTVTKDGVSVAKEIELQDALENMGAQMVKEVASKTNDLAGDGTTTATVLAQAIVKEGLKNVAAGANPMDLKRGIDKAVEAIVEELGKQAKEVGDSSEKIKQVAAISANNDETIGDLIATAFKKVGKEGVITVEEAKGTDTYVDVVEGMQFDRGYLSPYFVTDSEKMVTELDNPFILLYDKKISSMKDLLPVLEPVAQSGKPLLIVAEDVDGEALATLVVNKLRGALKIAAVKAPGFGDRRKAMLEDIAILTGGTVIAEERGFTLENATVEMLGRAEKVTIDKDNTTLVNGAGDHDNIKARVNQIKAQIETTTSDYDREKLQERLAKLAGGVAVLYVGAASEVEMKEKKDRVDDALHATRAAVEEGIVAGGGVALVRTKAILEKVKAINPDEATGIQIVTKAIESPLRTIVENAGGEGSVVVAKVLEGKKDFGYNAKTDEYVDMLKAGIIDPKKVTRVALENAASVAGMILTTECALVDIKEDVPAGPPMGGGMPGMM; encoded by the coding sequence ATGGCAAAAGACATAAAATTTGATATTGAAGCACGTGATGGCCTTAAAAGAGGCGTAGATGCACTAGCTAATGCTGTAAAAGTAACTTTAGGACCAAAGGGAAGAAATGTTATCATAAGTAAATCATTTGGTGGCCCAACAGTAACTAAAGATGGGGTTTCTGTTGCTAAAGAAATCGAATTGCAAGATGCCCTAGAAAATATGGGAGCGCAAATGGTGAAGGAGGTTGCCTCTAAAACTAATGACTTGGCTGGTGATGGTACCACTACTGCGACAGTATTAGCACAAGCTATCGTAAAAGAAGGCTTAAAAAACGTGGCAGCTGGAGCAAATCCAATGGACCTAAAAAGAGGAATTGACAAGGCAGTAGAAGCCATTGTAGAGGAACTTGGAAAACAAGCTAAAGAAGTAGGTGACTCTTCAGAAAAAATAAAACAAGTTGCGGCAATCTCAGCTAATAACGACGAAACTATTGGTGATCTTATTGCAACAGCCTTTAAAAAGGTAGGCAAAGAAGGTGTTATTACAGTTGAGGAGGCTAAAGGTACAGATACATATGTTGACGTTGTAGAAGGAATGCAATTTGACCGTGGTTATTTGTCACCATATTTTGTTACTGATTCAGAGAAGATGGTAACCGAACTTGACAATCCATTTATTCTACTTTACGACAAGAAAATCTCTTCAATGAAAGATTTACTTCCTGTTTTAGAGCCAGTAGCTCAAAGTGGAAAACCTTTATTGATCGTTGCTGAAGATGTTGATGGAGAAGCCTTAGCAACATTAGTAGTTAATAAACTACGTGGTGCACTTAAAATTGCAGCTGTAAAAGCACCTGGTTTCGGAGATAGAAGAAAAGCAATGTTAGAAGATATTGCTATTCTAACTGGTGGTACTGTAATTGCAGAAGAAAGAGGCTTTACATTAGAAAATGCTACAGTAGAGATGTTAGGTAGAGCTGAAAAAGTTACTATTGATAAAGACAACACTACCCTAGTAAATGGCGCTGGTGATCACGACAACATCAAAGCACGTGTTAACCAAATTAAAGCTCAAATAGAAACTACCACTTCAGACTATGATCGTGAAAAGCTTCAGGAACGCTTGGCTAAATTAGCTGGAGGTGTTGCCGTACTATACGTAGGAGCAGCTTCTGAAGTAGAAATGAAAGAAAAGAAAGACCGTGTTGACGACGCATTACATGCTACTCGTGCAGCTGTTGAAGAAGGTATTGTAGCAGGTGGTGGGGTTGCTTTGGTACGTACTAAAGCTATTCTTGAAAAAGTTAAGGCCATTAATCCTGATGAAGCTACAGGTATACAAATAGTAACCAAAGCTATTGAATCCCCATTACGTACAATTGTTGAAAATGCTGGTGGTGAAGGCTCTGTAGTAGTCGCTAAAGTTCTTGAAGGTAAAAAAGACTTTGGATATAATGCTAAAACAGACGAATATGTAGACATGCTTAAAGCTGGTATAATAGACCCTAAGAAAGTAACTCGTGTAGCACTTGAAAACGCAGCCTCTGTAGCTGGAATGATTCTTACAACAGAATGCGCACTTGTTGACATTAAGGAAGATGTACCTGCTGGTCCTCCAATGGGGGGTGGAATGCCAGGTATGATGTAA
- a CDS encoding co-chaperone GroES, which yields MAKVNIKPLADRVLIEPAAAETTTASGIIIPDTAKEKPQRGTVVAVGPGTKDEPVTVKVGDTVLYGKYAGTELKLEGKDYLIMRESDIFAIV from the coding sequence ATGGCTAAAGTAAACATCAAACCACTTGCAGACAGAGTTCTTATTGAACCTGCTGCTGCTGAAACGACTACAGCATCAGGAATTATTATTCCAGACACTGCAAAAGAAAAACCGCAACGTGGCACCGTTGTAGCCGTAGGACCAGGCACAAAAGACGAGCCTGTAACAGTAAAAGTAGGCGATACAGTACTTTATGGAAAATACGCCGGAACTGAGCTAAAACTTGAAGGCAAAGATTACCTAATCATGCGTGAAAGCGACATATTCGCTATTGTATAA
- the secG gene encoding preprotein translocase subunit SecG codes for MSTFSIFLFLILIVAFLLVLAIMVQNPKGGGLSSSFGGGSNQVVGGVQKTGDFLDKSTWTLATLLIVLILLSNTAIKTGSGSSDSKLLEGQKVDNVLPDTPVNTTPDSTSQE; via the coding sequence ATGAGCACTTTTTCAATCTTTTTATTCCTCATTCTTATTGTTGCCTTCCTTTTAGTATTAGCCATTATGGTACAAAATCCAAAAGGAGGAGGATTGTCCTCATCATTTGGTGGAGGTAGCAACCAAGTAGTTGGAGGTGTGCAAAAAACTGGAGACTTTCTTGATAAAAGTACTTGGACATTGGCTACATTACTTATTGTCTTAATTCTTTTGTCTAATACTGCAATCAAAACTGGCTCTGGAAGCTCTGATTCAAAATTGCTTGAAGGTCAAAAAGTAGACAATGTATTACCTGACACTCCTGTAAACACAACTCCAGATTCTACTTCGCAAGAATAA
- a CDS encoding tetratricopeptide repeat protein, translating into MNVSQFTYLLQKPETISAEQTRELEIIIREYPYFQAARALQLKGLRLQDSFQYNQTLKTTAAYTSDRSVLFDFITSKNFEQHEISKKIAEQQLQLKEIEVDSEEIRAIHFDTSEDRIKEAEAILDPDIFQPVLSKATEELQNLKDEENMGVASSENNIGSTPESILQLGKPLTFTSEERHSFTEWLQLTRIQPIERETETTTNNVQSGSDEKEKKFGLIDKFLKTNPKIEPKVDNSPTINLAKEFLVEKSQLMTETLAKVYLEQKKYKKAIQAYQILILKYPEKSGFFADQIKAIKKIQQNN; encoded by the coding sequence ATGAATGTTTCCCAATTCACATACCTTCTTCAAAAACCCGAGACTATATCGGCAGAACAAACCCGTGAATTGGAAATCATAATTAGGGAATACCCCTATTTTCAAGCCGCAAGAGCTCTTCAACTAAAAGGTCTTCGTCTACAAGATAGTTTTCAATACAATCAAACGCTCAAAACTACAGCTGCCTATACTTCTGATAGAAGTGTTTTGTTTGACTTTATTACCTCCAAAAACTTTGAGCAACATGAAATCTCCAAGAAAATAGCGGAACAACAACTACAATTGAAAGAAATCGAGGTAGATTCTGAAGAAATACGAGCTATTCATTTTGACACTTCCGAAGATCGAATCAAAGAAGCTGAAGCAATTCTAGATCCAGACATTTTTCAACCTGTACTTTCTAAGGCCACGGAAGAATTACAAAATTTGAAGGATGAAGAAAACATGGGTGTAGCTTCGTCAGAAAATAACATAGGGTCTACACCTGAATCCATTTTACAACTAGGAAAACCTCTTACTTTCACTTCAGAGGAAAGACATTCATTCACAGAATGGCTACAACTCACTCGTATCCAACCTATCGAAAGAGAAACGGAAACCACTACTAACAATGTACAGTCAGGATCTGACGAGAAAGAGAAAAAATTTGGGTTGATTGACAAATTTTTAAAAACCAATCCCAAGATAGAACCTAAAGTTGACAATAGTCCTACAATAAATCTCGCTAAAGAATTTTTAGTCGAAAAATCTCAATTAATGACTGAAACTTTGGCTAAAGTTTACCTTGAGCAAAAAAAATATAAAAAAGCAATACAGGCCTATCAAATTTTAATTTTGAAATATCCGGAAAAAAGTGGTTTCTTTGCAGACCAAATTAAAGCGATAAAAAAAATACAACAAAATAATTAG
- a CDS encoding LptE family protein, whose amino-acid sequence MKFKYYLIFALSLLFLLQGCKYYNFTGGSTGDAKTFQVNFFQNNAPLVEPNLDRDFTIALQDLINNQTNLQMVTSNGDLVYEGEITDYYISPMTATAQQTAAQNRLTIRIRVRFTNNTAEGKDFEQTFSHFYDYGATEQLRSVQTVAFKEIFDRITQDIFSASLSNW is encoded by the coding sequence ATGAAATTCAAGTATTATCTCATTTTCGCCCTTTCTCTACTCTTTTTGTTACAAGGCTGTAAATATTACAACTTCACAGGAGGTAGCACTGGTGATGCAAAAACATTCCAAGTAAATTTTTTCCAAAACAACGCCCCGCTTGTGGAACCTAACCTAGATCGTGATTTCACAATAGCACTTCAGGATCTTATTAATAACCAAACTAACCTACAAATGGTTACCAGTAATGGGGATTTGGTATATGAAGGTGAAATTACGGACTACTATATTTCTCCAATGACTGCTACTGCACAACAAACAGCTGCACAAAACAGACTAACCATAAGAATTCGTGTTCGATTTACAAACAACACAGCAGAAGGAAAGGACTTTGAGCAGACATTTTCGCATTTTTACGACTATGGAGCCACTGAACAGCTTCGTTCGGTACAAACAGTAGCCTTCAAAGAAATTTTTGATCGTATAACCCAAGATATTTTCAGCGCTTCTTTGTCTAACTGGTAA
- a CDS encoding sigma-54 interaction domain-containing protein yields MESIQAIKQRFGIIGNDVKLNRAIEKAIQVAPTDISVLVTGESGVGKEAIPKIIHSLSHRKHGKFIAVNCGAIPEGTIDSELFGHEKGSFTGATATRSGYFEEADGGTIFLDEVGELPLTTQVRLLRVLENGEFIKVGSSKVQKTNVRIVAATNVNMFDAIKKERFREDLYYRLSTVEIHLPPLRDRQEDIHLLFRKFAADFAQKYKMPSIRLNEAAVQLLNKYRWAGNIRQLRNVAEQISVLEQQREISAETLRSYLPDIQNNLPAVVGNNRAESDFSNEREILYKVLFDMKGDLNDLKKLTLELMQHGNSQKVQDENQSLIKKIYGDVDEDEVDFESDIVDEDPIEVVHIPQTPKGLTTLPEDKYHFAEEIQEEETLSLQDKELELITKALERNKGKRKAAATELGISERTLYRKIKQYDL; encoded by the coding sequence ATGGAATCTATTCAAGCAATAAAACAACGTTTTGGCATCATTGGTAACGATGTAAAACTAAACCGTGCTATTGAAAAAGCCATACAGGTAGCCCCGACTGACATTTCAGTATTGGTTACTGGAGAAAGCGGAGTAGGTAAAGAAGCAATACCGAAAATAATTCATTCACTTTCACATCGCAAACATGGAAAATTCATCGCCGTAAACTGCGGTGCAATTCCCGAGGGAACAATTGACTCTGAACTTTTCGGTCACGAAAAAGGATCATTTACAGGAGCAACAGCAACACGTAGCGGTTACTTTGAAGAGGCTGATGGAGGTACCATTTTTCTTGATGAAGTTGGAGAGTTACCCTTAACTACACAGGTTCGATTACTAAGGGTATTGGAGAACGGGGAGTTTATAAAAGTGGGATCATCCAAAGTACAAAAAACCAATGTCCGGATTGTAGCGGCGACTAATGTCAACATGTTTGATGCCATTAAAAAAGAACGCTTTAGAGAGGACCTATATTATCGACTTAGTACCGTTGAAATTCACCTCCCTCCACTACGTGACCGACAGGAGGACATCCACCTTTTATTTAGAAAGTTTGCGGCGGATTTTGCCCAAAAATATAAAATGCCTTCTATTCGTCTTAACGAGGCAGCTGTACAGCTCTTAAATAAATATAGATGGGCTGGTAATATCCGACAATTACGAAATGTGGCAGAACAGATCTCTGTATTAGAGCAACAGCGTGAAATTTCAGCCGAAACCTTACGAAGTTATCTTCCTGATATACAGAACAACCTCCCTGCTGTGGTAGGCAATAACAGAGCCGAAAGTGATTTCAGTAATGAAAGAGAAATTCTTTATAAAGTACTTTTTGACATGAAGGGTGATCTCAATGATCTTAAAAAACTCACTCTTGAACTTATGCAACATGGAAATTCTCAAAAAGTTCAAGATGAAAACCAATCGCTTATCAAAAAAATATACGGTGATGTCGACGAAGATGAAGTCGACTTTGAAAGTGATATAGTAGACGAAGACCCTATTGAAGTGGTACACATACCACAGACCCCTAAAGGACTTACAACCCTTCCTGAAGACAAATATCATTTTGCAGAGGAAATTCAAGAAGAAGAAACCTTGTCTTTACAAGACAAAGAACTGGAACTCATCACTAAAGCATTGGAGAGGAATAAAGGTAAAAGAAAAGCAGCAGCTACTGAACTAGGTATTTCAGAGCGTACTTTATATCGAAAAATAAAACAATACGATTTATAA